DNA sequence from the Cellulophaga sp. HaHaR_3_176 genome:
ATCCTGGTCTTCCTATTTCTTGTGCATCCTTTTGTTTTAAATCTTTACCCATTTGTCCTAGTTTTAAGTGTTGAATTGTTATGTTGAGTCTTATCCGTATATGTCTGGATAGTTCTTACAAATAAAAACTTGTTTATAGAAAATGATTGATGCTAATGCATGAAAAGTTACCCTAATCTCATCTAGAGTAATAAATTATAGGAATAGTTTTTAATTAAATATAGGCGTGATCCGCTTATGTTTTAAGAATAAAGTGCTCTTTCTGAAAATTACATAGAAAATCTGACCAGTTCATACTTAAAATTTTCTGCATACAGTTCTTTAAATCTTGAAACCTGTTGGGTTTAATTACATAAAGATTGGCACCTTTTTCATAACAGCATTGGATGTCCAAACCACTAGAAGAGGTAGAATACATAGCCACAATAACATTTTTCAGCGTTTTATGGCTTCTAATAAGTTCTAAACATTCCGTACCATTCATGACCGGCATATTTAAATCTAAAAATATAATATCGGGGATGATGTCACTATTGGCGTCAAAGAAGCTTAGTGGTTCTCTACCATTAACAAATTCTCTTAACTCAAAATTTACGTCTAAACTTTCTAGTCCTTCTATAAAGAAAGATCTATCATCTTCATCGTCATCAACTAACCATATTATCATTTTTTTGTCTGTCATAGATGCAATGAGATTAATTTAATGTGATTGATAAAATTAAATTATTTTTCGATTGAGTACCTCAAAAAAATAAAGATTCTCGATCCTTAACTTTAATTTAATAAATAAAAATAATATTAGCACTATTGTACACATGAAAATTGATTTTATTTAGAGGGGATTATGTGGATTGTTAAGCATATTAGCAAAGATTTCATCGTATTGGGTTAATATATCCGATATAGCTATGGTAGCTTTGTAGAAACAAAAAAATAATAAATTATGTCATTGATAACAATACTATTAAATATATTTTTACCACCGTTAGCTGTTTTCTTAAAGCACGGTTTGGGAACTACTTTTCTAATAAGCGTTGTGTTAACCATCATTGGTTGGTTGCCAGGTGTTATACATGCATTTATAGTGAATAAATAAAATTTTGAGTTGTTTGGTTGATGAACGCCACTGTGTAAACAGTGGCGTTTTTTATTTTTAAGCATCATAGAATCTTTCAATTGCGTTAATCATTTTTTTTTTTAAGGTAGTTCAAATTCTCACATCTATTTAGTTTTATCTGTGGTTGAGACCACTATTTGTAACACTTAAAAAAACCTAGCACTATGAATGATAAAAATACGCCTACGGAAAAAGACAAACAATTAGAAAATTATAAGGTAGATTATACCGACAAACCTTTAACTACACGGCAAGGTTTAAAAGTTAATGATACCAATAACTCTTTAAAAGCGGGGCCTAGAGGCGCCACTTTGCTTGAAGATTTTTTGTTGAGAGAGAAAATTCACAATTTTGATCATGAACGTATTCCTGAACGTATTGTACATGCAAGAGGTAGTGCTGCCCACGGTTATTTTGAATTATATGAAAGTATTGAAGAATTTTCTAAGGCAGGTATCTTTACCGATACAAAGCGTAAAACACCTGTATTTACACGTTTTTCAACCGTAGCAGGTTCTAAAGGTTCTACGGATTTAGCACGCGATGTGAGAGGTTTTGCGGTAAAATTTTATACTGAAGAAGGGACTTGGGATTTGGTAGGGAATAACATGCCTATTTTCTTTATTCAAGACGCCATGAAGTTTCCTGATTTGATTCACTCTGTAAAACCAGAACCTAATAATGAAATACCACAAGCAGCATCTGCTCATGACACTTTTTATGATTTTGTATCCTTAACCACAGAAACCCTACACAACCATATTTGGGTGATGAGTGACCGCGGAATTCCACGTAGCTTGCGAATGATGGAGGGCTTTGGAATACATACCTTTAGGCTGATTAATAAGGAAGGAAAAGCACATTTCGTAAAATTTCATTGGAAGCCAAAATTAGGAGTTCATTCGGTTACTTGGGATGAAGCCGTAAAAATAAGTGGTGCAGATTCAGATTTTCACAGAAGAGATTTATGGGAAGCTATAGATTCTGGGCAGTTCCCAGAATGGGAACTAGGACTTCAAATAATTCCTGAAGAAGATGAGCATAAGTTCGATTTTGATTTATTAGATCCTACCAAGCTTATTCCTGAAGAAATGGTACCTGTAAAGATTATCGGGCGTATGGTCTTAAATAGAAATCCGGATAACTTTTTTGCAGAAACAGAACAGGTGGCATTTTTACCAGGGAATGTAGTTCCTGGAATAGACTTTACCAATGATCCTTTATTGCAGGGACGTCTCTTTTCTTATCGTGATACGCAACTATCGCGTTTAGGGAGTCACAATTTTCATCAATTGCCTATTAACAAATCGGTAGCACCTGTGCACAACAATCAAAGAGATGGACATATGCAAATGGAAATTCCGAAAGGAAATACCGCATATTTTCCAAATTCTTTAGGTGGCGGATGTCCCTATTTATCCTCGGTAGAAGAAGGCGGATTTGAATCCTACCAAGAACGCATAGATGCGCATAAAATACGCGCCAGAAGTGAAAGCTTCAGTGATCATTTTTCGCAACCAGCATTGTTTTACCGAAGCTTGGCTTCTTGGGAGAAAAATCATGTGATTGACGCCTATTCTTTTGAGTTAGGGAAATGTACGCATGATCATATTAAGTCACGGATGTTATGGATCATAGCTCAGATTGATGAAGCGCTAGCCAGTGAGGTGGCCGATAACCTAGGGATGAAAGTGCCAGATGATATTGAAAGGCCTATCAACCAAGCTATTGGAGCCAATGCTAATGTAGAGGATCATCAACCTAAAAAGAAAAAAATGTATTTAGAAGAATCTCCTGAATTAAGCCAGGCACAGACAAAATTTGATACGATAGCCACACGCCAAATTGCATTTTTGGTTGCTGATGGTTTTCATATGAAAGATTTTGAAGCCATGAAGAAAGCATTAGAAGCAGAGCATGCTGTCGTAAAGCTTGTTGCGCCACACGGTGGAACGGTATTGTGTGATGAAAAAATGGAGCACAAAGTAGATGCTGCGATAATGACTACGGAAAGCGTGTTGTTTGATGCCATTTATATTCCAGGCGGTAAAAAGTCTATAGACGCTCTTTTAGCCAAATCAAAATTCACCAAGTTTATCAATGAGGCTTTTAAACATTGTAAAGCTATCGCGGTGGCTCATGAAGGTGAAACGCTATTGGACGCTACTGCTGTTGTAGATTTTAAGAATGATGCCGCAGTATTTATCAATAAAGACACTAAAGATTTTATAGCAGCCATTGCAAAGCACCGTAATTGGGAGCGAATGGATGTCGCTGCAGAAATTGCAGTATAAATTATTATATAAGCCTAGAGAAATTTTTTCAAAGTCTCTAGGCTTTTTTTATGCTTAAAAATTACTTTCTTCCGCCATTTTTACCACCTCAACTGTTAAAATTAAATTAGCAAAACGACACTGTTCACCTGTTTAAATAATAAATATAATGACAGTTTTTG
Encoded proteins:
- a CDS encoding response regulator, encoding MTDKKMIIWLVDDDEDDRSFFIEGLESLDVNFELREFVNGREPLSFFDANSDIIPDIIFLDLNMPVMNGTECLELIRSHKTLKNVIVAMYSTSSSGLDIQCCYEKGANLYVIKPNRFQDLKNCMQKILSMNWSDFLCNFQKEHFILKT
- a CDS encoding YqaE/Pmp3 family membrane protein, whose translation is MSLITILLNIFLPPLAVFLKHGLGTTFLISVVLTIIGWLPGVIHAFIVNK
- a CDS encoding catalase; the protein is MNDKNTPTEKDKQLENYKVDYTDKPLTTRQGLKVNDTNNSLKAGPRGATLLEDFLLREKIHNFDHERIPERIVHARGSAAHGYFELYESIEEFSKAGIFTDTKRKTPVFTRFSTVAGSKGSTDLARDVRGFAVKFYTEEGTWDLVGNNMPIFFIQDAMKFPDLIHSVKPEPNNEIPQAASAHDTFYDFVSLTTETLHNHIWVMSDRGIPRSLRMMEGFGIHTFRLINKEGKAHFVKFHWKPKLGVHSVTWDEAVKISGADSDFHRRDLWEAIDSGQFPEWELGLQIIPEEDEHKFDFDLLDPTKLIPEEMVPVKIIGRMVLNRNPDNFFAETEQVAFLPGNVVPGIDFTNDPLLQGRLFSYRDTQLSRLGSHNFHQLPINKSVAPVHNNQRDGHMQMEIPKGNTAYFPNSLGGGCPYLSSVEEGGFESYQERIDAHKIRARSESFSDHFSQPALFYRSLASWEKNHVIDAYSFELGKCTHDHIKSRMLWIIAQIDEALASEVADNLGMKVPDDIERPINQAIGANANVEDHQPKKKKMYLEESPELSQAQTKFDTIATRQIAFLVADGFHMKDFEAMKKALEAEHAVVKLVAPHGGTVLCDEKMEHKVDAAIMTTESVLFDAIYIPGGKKSIDALLAKSKFTKFINEAFKHCKAIAVAHEGETLLDATAVVDFKNDAAVFINKDTKDFIAAIAKHRNWERMDVAAEIAV